In Zobellia roscoffensis, the following are encoded in one genomic region:
- the eutB gene encoding ethanolamine ammonia-lyase subunit EutB, with the protein MGRINRKQFLTRMGLLGISSVLFNQTSLTAQASIPPPTEGITLSEVKKGESIFAYIKRLKGKLDLTLYRQILGAANDFKEGDLSLGLAAAGSVSRERARTLLSNTRIKDLNEKSIYIDEIAKLITSSTQTDRTIENWTIGKLKTYVLDQPEGAIKKIMPSLTSDIIGCLVKLMSNDELIQVGEKVFNPLPNSKIGSKGYLSARVQPNSPTDNEQDILWQVFDAWSYGVGDLVLGTNPVSSEIESVAKIEQTLFDVLTVFGLEKTMPNCVLSHIDVQAEVEKIQPGTTGIWFQSLAGTVNANTTFDVSIEKMQKHVANRTAQYGLYAETGQGADFTNGHGEGFDMVLHEARKYGFIRALQLKAKHGKPNEKAPWFHVNDVAGFIGPEVFKTKEQLVRCCLEDTVMGKLHGLTIGLDICSTLHMDVSLEDLDWCISEIMPANPAYLMALPTKNDPMLSYLTTSFSDHVRIREQFGYKVNDAMWDFFKHIEIIDQSGKPTEHFGDPLWVYYKFCKAKKDNRNIADIYEEGRNIIAQIKERGVPLAEGYGENIWNLDPQLEREVKLLYEDAKVSLWTEITPEFILTVPEAISITTNSTDRKDYVYHPESGEHLGQTAVKSLENLRNSWAENIPDIQFIISDGLNPRALMDDGHLLPYITHLKTTLNNKGYSVSSKNIVIKHGRVRAGYACGEILFGQHNTSENKGIVHIIGERPGSGHHNFSAYLTSAPMSTWTNTGAVDHNISKVVSGISDTSLAPEIAAKQTVTILDRLFTVI; encoded by the coding sequence ATGGGCCGTATAAACAGAAAACAATTCTTAACCAGAATGGGACTTCTAGGAATCTCATCCGTACTATTTAATCAAACTAGTCTTACCGCTCAAGCCTCTATTCCGCCACCTACAGAAGGTATTACCCTTTCAGAAGTAAAAAAAGGAGAGTCTATTTTCGCTTACATCAAACGTCTAAAAGGAAAACTAGACCTAACACTTTACCGTCAAATACTGGGTGCTGCCAATGATTTTAAGGAAGGCGACCTAAGTTTGGGCCTAGCGGCTGCAGGCTCCGTTTCAAGAGAAAGAGCCCGAACCTTGTTGAGTAATACCAGAATTAAAGATTTAAACGAAAAATCTATTTATATAGACGAAATAGCCAAACTGATCACCTCCTCTACCCAGACCGATAGAACAATAGAAAATTGGACCATTGGAAAACTAAAAACTTACGTTTTGGACCAGCCCGAAGGTGCCATCAAGAAAATCATGCCCTCACTCACTAGCGATATAATTGGTTGCTTGGTAAAACTGATGAGTAATGATGAATTAATACAGGTTGGCGAAAAAGTGTTTAACCCATTACCGAACAGCAAAATTGGGAGCAAAGGTTATTTGAGCGCAAGGGTTCAGCCAAATTCACCTACGGATAATGAACAAGATATTTTATGGCAGGTATTCGATGCATGGTCCTATGGTGTGGGAGATTTGGTACTGGGCACCAACCCGGTATCTAGCGAAATAGAATCCGTTGCAAAAATAGAGCAGACTTTATTTGATGTTTTAACGGTTTTTGGACTGGAAAAAACAATGCCCAATTGCGTACTCTCCCATATTGATGTTCAAGCAGAAGTAGAAAAAATTCAACCTGGTACTACTGGCATTTGGTTTCAAAGTCTAGCCGGTACCGTAAATGCCAATACCACTTTTGATGTCAGCATTGAGAAAATGCAAAAGCATGTTGCCAACAGAACAGCGCAGTATGGACTCTATGCCGAAACTGGGCAAGGAGCGGACTTTACCAATGGCCATGGAGAAGGTTTTGATATGGTTTTACACGAAGCACGCAAATATGGCTTCATCAGAGCTCTACAACTGAAAGCCAAGCATGGAAAGCCTAATGAGAAAGCACCGTGGTTCCATGTTAACGATGTGGCGGGTTTTATAGGGCCAGAGGTATTTAAGACCAAAGAACAGCTCGTTCGGTGTTGTCTGGAAGATACGGTTATGGGCAAACTACACGGACTAACTATTGGTTTAGATATCTGCTCCACCCTTCATATGGATGTTAGCCTTGAAGATTTAGATTGGTGCATTTCTGAAATAATGCCCGCCAATCCGGCTTATTTAATGGCCTTACCTACAAAGAACGACCCCATGCTAAGCTACCTTACCACTTCTTTTAGCGACCACGTGCGCATACGAGAACAGTTCGGATACAAAGTTAACGATGCTATGTGGGATTTTTTCAAGCATATTGAAATCATAGACCAGAGCGGTAAACCTACAGAACATTTTGGAGACCCGCTGTGGGTATATTACAAATTCTGCAAAGCCAAAAAGGACAATAGGAACATAGCCGATATTTACGAGGAAGGAAGAAATATAATCGCACAGATAAAGGAACGTGGCGTTCCATTGGCGGAAGGGTATGGAGAAAATATCTGGAATCTTGATCCGCAACTGGAAAGAGAAGTAAAATTGCTTTATGAAGATGCCAAGGTTAGCTTATGGACAGAAATTACTCCAGAATTTATCTTAACCGTACCTGAAGCAATTTCAATTACAACAAACTCCACAGATCGTAAAGACTATGTTTACCATCCTGAATCAGGAGAACACTTAGGGCAAACAGCGGTTAAAAGTTTAGAAAACTTACGCAATTCCTGGGCTGAAAATATTCCAGACATTCAATTTATAATTTCTGATGGATTAAACCCTAGAGCCTTAATGGATGATGGTCACCTATTGCCTTACATTACCCATTTAAAAACCACCTTAAATAACAAAGGCTATTCCGTAAGTTCAAAGAATATCGTCATCAAACATGGTAGGGTACGTGCGGGATATGCCTGTGGAGAAATACTTTTCGGACAACACAATACTTCAGAAAATAAGGGCATTGTGCATATCATTGGTGAACGTCCGGGATCAGGGCACCATAATTTTTCGGCCTACCTCACCAGTGCACCAATGAGCACCTGGACAAACACAGGAGCCGTAGACCATAACATATCAAAAGTAGTTTCGGGCATTTCCGATACTTCATTAGCACCCGAAATTGCGGCAAAGCAGACCGTTACGATTCTTGACCGCCTGTTTACCGTAATTTAA
- a CDS encoding SprT-like domain-containing protein yields the protein MNSVLQKYLPERAVESCLELIQKTGVHLKIVNERVTRHGDYRRMSNGKHQITVNSNLNKYRFLITLIHEIAHLVAFEKYGRSIKPHGKEWKRIFQYLMLPFIRPEIFPTELLPLLANHFKNPKASSSTDARLSIALKHFDEQQANRTYVFEVPLGSIFRIYNGKLYKKGNRRVKRYECVEVATGRTYLFQPNAEVELVFE from the coding sequence GTGAATAGTGTATTGCAAAAATATCTTCCCGAAAGGGCTGTAGAATCATGTTTGGAGTTGATTCAAAAAACGGGTGTCCACTTGAAAATCGTAAATGAACGCGTAACACGTCATGGCGATTATAGAAGGATGTCTAACGGTAAGCATCAAATAACGGTTAATTCAAACCTAAATAAATACAGATTTCTAATTACACTCATTCATGAAATTGCCCACTTGGTAGCTTTTGAAAAGTACGGTAGGAGTATAAAGCCCCATGGTAAGGAATGGAAGCGTATTTTTCAATATTTGATGTTACCATTTATTCGTCCTGAAATATTTCCAACTGAATTATTACCGCTATTAGCTAATCATTTTAAGAATCCAAAGGCCAGTAGTAGCACGGATGCTAGGCTTTCCATAGCTTTGAAGCATTTTGATGAACAGCAGGCCAATAGAACTTACGTGTTTGAAGTGCCTTTAGGTAGTATTTTTCGTATATATAATGGTAAATTGTATAAAAAAGGAAATAGAAGAGTAAAGCGATATGAGTGTGTAGAAGTCGCTACAGGACGAACGTATCTTTTTCAGCCCAATGCAGAGGTTGAATTGGTTTTTGAATGA
- a CDS encoding dihydrofolate reductase, with the protein MNTVAMIAAAAENDALGKDNDLLWHLPDDFKRFKSLTSGHTIIMGRKTYESFPKPLPNRKHVIITRDNDYTVDYDTCVVVHSLPEALELVKDEPLSYIIGGGEIYKLGMECANKLELTRVHGIFEDADTFFPEINETIWELATEQYHPQDEKHKYAFTYLTYLKI; encoded by the coding sequence ATGAACACCGTAGCTATGATAGCGGCAGCTGCCGAAAACGATGCTCTAGGAAAAGACAATGATCTCTTATGGCATCTACCAGATGATTTTAAGAGGTTTAAAAGCCTAACTTCAGGTCACACGATTATCATGGGAAGAAAAACGTACGAGAGTTTCCCTAAACCTCTTCCCAATCGCAAACACGTTATTATTACCAGGGACAATGATTATACTGTAGATTATGACACCTGCGTTGTAGTACATTCATTACCCGAAGCTTTAGAATTGGTTAAAGATGAGCCTTTATCCTATATAATAGGTGGTGGTGAAATTTACAAACTAGGTATGGAATGTGCTAATAAACTTGAGCTTACTCGTGTACACGGTATTTTTGAAGATGCCGACACTTTTTTTCCGGAAATAAACGAAACCATTTGGGAACTTGCTACCGAACAATACCACCCGCAAGATGAAAAGCATAAGTATGCCTTTACGTATCTGACCTATCTAAAAATCTAG
- a CDS encoding ABC transporter ATP-binding protein, whose protein sequence is MIEVNDIHKSFDGAHILKGITTSFHKGKTNLIIGQSGSGKTVFLKCLLGLFTPEEGTISYNGQVYAELSDAQKRDLRQEMGMVFQGSALFDSMTVEGNVKFPLEMFTKQSKSEIQDRTDFVLKRVNLVDAHHKFPSEISGGMQKRVAIARAIVMNPKYLFCDEPNSGLDPKTAIVIDNLIKEITEEYDITTIINTHDMNSVMEIGEKILFLKDGLKAWEGSNKEIFKTDNETVTDFVYSSDLFKKVRQMYIEERN, encoded by the coding sequence ATGATAGAAGTAAACGACATACATAAGTCTTTCGATGGAGCCCATATCCTTAAGGGAATTACCACCAGTTTTCACAAGGGAAAGACCAACCTTATCATTGGACAAAGTGGTTCTGGTAAAACGGTTTTTTTAAAATGCCTATTGGGACTATTTACTCCGGAAGAAGGGACTATTAGCTATAACGGGCAGGTTTACGCAGAACTTAGTGATGCACAAAAAAGAGACTTACGCCAAGAAATGGGAATGGTATTCCAAGGAAGTGCCTTGTTTGACTCAATGACCGTAGAGGGCAATGTAAAATTCCCCTTAGAAATGTTTACGAAGCAATCAAAATCTGAAATTCAAGACAGAACAGATTTTGTTTTAAAGCGCGTAAATTTAGTAGATGCGCATCACAAATTCCCTTCGGAAATTTCCGGAGGAATGCAGAAGCGAGTTGCTATTGCCCGAGCCATAGTTATGAATCCAAAATACCTCTTTTGCGATGAACCAAATTCTGGACTTGACCCTAAAACGGCTATTGTTATAGACAACCTTATTAAAGAAATCACCGAAGAATACGATATTACTACTATAATCAACACCCATGATATGAACTCGGTGATGGAAATAGGAGAAAAAATTCTATTCCTAAAGGATGGCCTAAAAGCCTGGGAAGGAAGTAACAAAGAAATATTCAAAACCGATAATGAAACCGTTACCGATTTTGTCTACTCTTCTGACCTCTTTAAAAAAGTACGCCAAATGTACATTGAGGAGAGAAATTAA
- a CDS encoding DUF389 domain-containing protein, with amino-acid sequence MSDKLNQDNITPTEEPKESQEAVKKDAKGLLESLRRFLRELLDIRENTDQEATKEAIIADIPFKGHTSWILICSIFIASIGLNANSTAVVIGAMLISPLMGPILGLGMSLAINDIDTLRRSLKNFGVMVVLSVLTAYLFFEFFPIQDESSELLARTAPDIRDVLIAFFGGLALVIARAKKGTIASVIFGVAIATALMPPLCTVGFGLAIGNPGYALGAMYLFIINTIFIALATFLTIKLLKFPMVRYVNSAKRRRIARIASVVALLVMIPAGYTFYNVFQESMFKKQAIEFVSATIGKYQFTGGGRYLDNFTTIEYNEGENPIIELVCMGNEVIPANIIASWNTMLKEDEDYKRLSNAELHVIQGAQNEQGDQLKYINELYESQKNQLSSKAEKIAFLEAEVTRLQRDASRQKQIPFQDISAEAKANYENLVSLQYDNAVITDFNKIDTLSIFEVKWKEGIKQSKILAENKRVHEWLKVRLKDTTIQLRGSSK; translated from the coding sequence ATGAGCGATAAACTGAACCAAGATAATATTACGCCTACTGAAGAGCCAAAGGAAAGTCAAGAAGCGGTAAAAAAGGATGCGAAAGGACTTTTGGAAAGTTTGCGAAGATTTTTGCGCGAACTATTGGATATTCGTGAGAATACGGATCAGGAAGCTACAAAAGAGGCTATTATTGCCGATATTCCTTTTAAGGGGCACACATCTTGGATTCTGATCTGTTCAATTTTTATTGCATCTATTGGGTTAAACGCAAACTCTACGGCAGTGGTCATTGGAGCGATGTTAATTTCGCCACTAATGGGACCTATTCTTGGTCTGGGAATGTCTTTGGCGATCAATGATATTGATACTCTGAGACGCTCGCTGAAGAATTTTGGGGTTATGGTGGTGCTTAGTGTATTGACCGCTTACCTTTTCTTTGAGTTCTTCCCCATTCAAGATGAGTCATCAGAGCTTTTAGCCCGTACCGCACCGGATATTCGTGATGTTCTTATAGCATTTTTTGGTGGTCTTGCCCTGGTAATCGCGCGAGCAAAGAAGGGGACTATAGCTAGTGTTATTTTTGGTGTAGCTATTGCCACGGCTTTGATGCCTCCGCTATGTACGGTTGGCTTTGGTTTGGCCATTGGTAACCCAGGTTATGCACTTGGAGCTATGTATTTGTTTATTATAAATACTATTTTCATAGCCCTTGCCACATTTTTGACCATAAAACTATTGAAGTTTCCAATGGTTCGTTATGTGAATTCCGCCAAAAGAAGGCGTATTGCGCGTATTGCTTCGGTGGTTGCTTTATTGGTAATGATTCCTGCAGGATACACGTTCTATAACGTTTTTCAGGAGTCCATGTTTAAAAAACAGGCTATAGAATTTGTGAGTGCAACCATCGGTAAATATCAATTTACAGGAGGCGGAAGGTATTTGGACAATTTTACGACTATTGAATATAATGAAGGTGAAAACCCTATAATTGAGCTGGTTTGTATGGGCAATGAAGTAATTCCGGCAAATATCATTGCTTCGTGGAATACCATGCTGAAAGAAGATGAAGATTATAAACGGTTAAGTAATGCCGAATTACATGTAATACAAGGAGCGCAAAATGAGCAAGGCGATCAGTTGAAATATATCAACGAACTATATGAGTCTCAGAAAAATCAATTATCGAGTAAAGCTGAAAAAATTGCTTTTTTAGAGGCTGAGGTTACCCGTCTTCAGAGAGATGCCTCCAGACAGAAACAAATACCTTTTCAAGATATAAGTGCGGAGGCAAAAGCTAATTACGAAAATCTGGTTTCTCTTCAATATGATAATGCGGTAATCACCGATTTTAATAAAATAGATACACTATCAATTTTTGAAGTAAAGTGGAAAGAAGGTATAAAGCAAAGTAAAATTCTTGCTGAAAACAAAAGGGTTCATGAGTGGCTAAAAGTGCGGTTAAAAGATACTACCATTCAGTTAAGGGGCTCTTCTAAATAG
- a CDS encoding 2TM domain-containing protein — protein sequence MFSKNKNRSEVDLEQHEMLENAQTRIKQKKRLFTHFVIFLIGSVFLILINKILKYGDTYDWFIWGITFWAFLFIIHAFNVFVTQKFMGREWERIQREKLVAKQKKRIAEIQKEIETDFPLSKINKKIEP from the coding sequence ATGTTCTCTAAAAACAAAAACCGTTCTGAAGTAGACCTTGAGCAACACGAAATGCTCGAGAACGCTCAAACCCGTATCAAACAAAAGAAACGGTTATTTACACACTTTGTAATCTTTCTTATTGGCAGTGTCTTTCTTATATTAATTAATAAGATTTTAAAATATGGCGATACGTATGACTGGTTCATTTGGGGTATTACTTTCTGGGCATTTTTATTTATCATACACGCCTTTAACGTTTTTGTAACTCAAAAATTCATGGGAAGGGAATGGGAACGGATCCAACGTGAAAAATTAGTCGCAAAGCAAAAGAAACGTATTGCTGAAATCCAAAAAGAAATAGAGACCGATTTTCCACTTTCTAAAATCAATAAAAAAATAGAACCATGA
- a CDS encoding MlaE family ABC transporter permease, with protein sequence MNYLTSIGRYAIMIKEVFKKPTKWRIMKSLILKEVDELIFGSLGILIFIAFFMGAVVAIQTALNITSELIPKSLVGFATRQSIILEFAPTFCSIIMAGKVGSYITSSIGSMRVTEQIDALEVMGVNALNYLVFPKIVALCLYPFIISIAMYVGIFGGWMAAVFGGFSTSADFIEGVQLDFIPFHITYAFLKTLVFAFVLATVPSYHGFYMTGGALEVGKASTTSFVWTSVVIIISNYILTQLLLGQ encoded by the coding sequence ATGAACTACCTAACATCGATTGGCAGATATGCCATTATGATAAAAGAGGTCTTTAAGAAACCTACAAAATGGCGCATTATGAAGTCGCTGATTTTGAAAGAAGTAGACGAACTTATCTTCGGTTCTTTGGGTATCTTAATTTTCATTGCTTTTTTCATGGGTGCTGTTGTTGCTATACAAACAGCACTGAACATAACTAGTGAACTTATTCCTAAAAGTTTAGTAGGTTTTGCTACAAGACAGTCAATTATTCTTGAGTTTGCACCTACTTTCTGCTCTATCATCATGGCGGGGAAGGTAGGTTCCTATATCACATCCAGTATTGGATCCATGCGTGTTACCGAGCAAATAGATGCATTAGAAGTTATGGGCGTGAATGCACTCAACTATCTGGTTTTCCCTAAAATCGTTGCATTATGCCTGTACCCTTTCATTATTTCAATTGCCATGTACGTTGGTATTTTTGGCGGGTGGATGGCAGCTGTTTTTGGCGGATTTAGCACCAGTGCAGATTTTATAGAAGGGGTGCAATTAGATTTTATACCCTTTCACATAACCTATGCTTTTCTTAAAACTTTGGTCTTTGCTTTTGTTTTGGCCACAGTACCTTCCTACCATGGCTTCTACATGACAGGCGGAGCCTTAGAAGTAGGTAAAGCCAGTACAACCTCGTTCGTATGGACAAGTGTGGTAATTATCATATCTAACTACATACTCACACAACTCTTATTAGGCCAATGA
- the pafA gene encoding alkaline phosphatase PafA: MYKNFFILFFTIFSIAFLPSNSYGQRKTKEQNEAPLKTEPKLVVGIIVDQMRYDYITRFWNHYGDGGFKRLVSEGFNCKNNHYNYAPTSTGPGHASVYTGTTPAVHGIIGNNWYDKIAEEDVYCAGDSKYNSVGTTSEAGQMSPHRMTVTTITDELRLHTQMRGKTIAVALKDRGAVLPGGHTANAAYWFSHGAWVTSSFYMDKLPSWVEKFNSDKSFDTYKRPWKTLKNSNDYVESGLDYNTYEGLFKGEKSPVLPHDLPKLWDENGKYEMLKATPFGNSMTADFAIAALEAEQLGADAITDFLAVSFSSTDYVGHKFGVNSKEVQDTYLRLDVDLERLFKELDRKVGKGEYTVFLTADHAAIDVPAYLKDQRIPADYVAWDAMKADFSQFLEFNYGTTDIVKDFSNDQYFLDYKIIKNLDLSVQEVQEAIAKEVLTYKGIDRTYTAYQMWQNDYTHGIPYILQNGYNQKRSGDVLVVLSPGTISYPKTGSTHGSPQIYDTHVPLLFYGAGIKQGSTVERTEIDDIAPTIASLLGIAFPSGTTGSPIAEVLE, translated from the coding sequence ATGTACAAGAATTTTTTCATCTTATTTTTCACAATTTTTTCAATAGCTTTTTTGCCGTCTAATTCATATGGTCAGAGAAAAACAAAAGAGCAAAACGAAGCACCATTAAAAACCGAGCCAAAATTGGTAGTAGGTATAATTGTAGATCAGATGAGGTATGATTATATTACTCGTTTTTGGAATCATTATGGAGATGGCGGATTTAAACGTTTGGTGAGCGAAGGGTTCAATTGTAAAAACAATCATTATAATTATGCACCTACGAGTACAGGTCCTGGGCATGCTTCGGTTTATACAGGAACAACACCGGCCGTGCATGGTATTATAGGTAACAATTGGTATGATAAAATAGCCGAAGAAGATGTGTACTGCGCTGGAGACTCTAAATATAACTCAGTTGGTACTACTTCGGAAGCAGGGCAAATGTCGCCCCATAGAATGACAGTTACCACTATAACAGATGAGCTTAGGCTACATACCCAAATGCGTGGTAAAACAATTGCAGTAGCTTTAAAAGATAGAGGAGCCGTACTTCCTGGTGGGCATACGGCAAATGCAGCCTATTGGTTTAGCCATGGTGCATGGGTAACCAGTTCTTTTTATATGGATAAATTACCTAGTTGGGTCGAAAAATTTAATTCGGACAAATCTTTTGATACCTATAAAAGACCTTGGAAAACCTTAAAGAATAGTAATGATTATGTTGAAAGTGGGCTAGACTACAATACCTACGAAGGTTTGTTTAAAGGAGAGAAGTCTCCGGTTTTACCTCATGACCTTCCAAAACTTTGGGATGAGAACGGAAAATATGAGATGTTAAAAGCAACTCCTTTTGGTAACTCTATGACTGCGGATTTTGCTATAGCCGCATTAGAGGCAGAGCAGTTAGGAGCTGATGCTATAACAGATTTCTTGGCGGTTAGTTTTTCAAGTACAGATTATGTGGGGCATAAGTTTGGGGTTAACTCAAAAGAAGTGCAAGATACTTACTTGCGATTAGATGTAGATTTAGAGCGTCTGTTCAAAGAGTTGGATCGTAAAGTTGGCAAAGGGGAATATACTGTGTTTTTAACAGCAGATCATGCTGCAATTGATGTGCCAGCGTATCTAAAGGACCAAAGAATACCGGCAGATTACGTAGCTTGGGATGCTATGAAAGCCGATTTTTCACAATTTTTAGAGTTTAATTATGGCACAACTGACATTGTTAAGGACTTTTCAAATGACCAATATTTCTTAGATTATAAAATTATTAAAAATTTGGATTTAAGCGTTCAGGAGGTTCAAGAAGCTATAGCTAAAGAGGTTTTGACTTATAAAGGAATTGATCGGACGTATACGGCATACCAAATGTGGCAGAATGATTATACGCACGGTATTCCGTATATTCTTCAGAATGGGTATAATCAAAAGCGTTCAGGTGATGTGTTGGTGGTATTATCGCCTGGTACTATTTCGTATCCTAAAACGGGATCTACACATGGTTCTCCACAGATATATGATACTCATGTGCCTTTACTTTTTTATGGCGCAGGAATCAAACAGGGCAGTACCGTAGAAAGAACAGAAATTGATGATATTGCTCCTACCATAGCGTCTTTGTTGGGTATAGCTTTTCCAAGTGGTACTACAGGAAGCCCTATAGCTGAGGTGTTGGAATAA
- the murI gene encoding glutamate racemase codes for MSSKPIGIFDSGVGGTSIWKEIQNLLPNEDTIYLADSKNAPYGEKSQEEILRLSIKNTELLLERGCKIIVVACNTATTNAITNLRAQYSVPFIGIEPAIKPAALQSKSKTVGVLATKGTLASSLFNSTSENHANGIRIIEQEGTGLVPLIEGGKVASEETIGLLNTYVNPMLEEGMDHLVLGCTHYPYLIPTLKSILPAHVKIIDSGEAVARQVKVILEKNNLLNTSKDIARHQLYTNINPGVLQSFVEDVEGNLSVQRLDF; via the coding sequence ATGAGCAGCAAGCCAATAGGTATTTTTGATTCAGGGGTAGGAGGGACTTCCATTTGGAAAGAAATTCAAAACCTACTGCCTAATGAAGATACCATTTATTTGGCAGATAGTAAGAATGCGCCTTATGGAGAGAAATCCCAAGAAGAGATTCTTCGGCTGAGTATTAAAAATACGGAGTTATTATTAGAGAGAGGGTGTAAAATCATTGTTGTTGCCTGTAATACAGCAACAACAAATGCTATTACTAATTTACGAGCTCAGTATAGTGTGCCTTTTATAGGTATAGAGCCTGCAATTAAACCAGCTGCGTTGCAATCAAAATCTAAGACGGTTGGTGTCTTGGCGACAAAAGGAACCCTGGCCAGTAGTCTTTTTAATAGTACCTCTGAAAACCATGCCAATGGAATTAGAATCATAGAGCAAGAGGGCACTGGTTTGGTTCCGCTAATAGAGGGTGGTAAAGTTGCTTCTGAGGAAACTATAGGATTACTAAATACATATGTAAATCCAATGCTAGAGGAGGGTATGGATCACCTTGTATTAGGGTGTACTCATTACCCTTATCTCATTCCTACTTTAAAAAGCATTCTACCTGCACATGTAAAAATCATTGATTCCGGAGAAGCGGTTGCAAGGCAAGTAAAAGTTATCTTGGAAAAAAATAACCTTTTAAATACTTCCAAGGACATAGCAAGGCATCAATTATACACCAATATAAATCCAGGTGTGTTGCAAAGTTTTGTGGAAGATGTAGAGGGTAACCTCTCTGTTCAGAGACTAGATTTTTAG
- a CDS encoding mannose-1-phosphate guanylyltransferase: protein MKNKNYYAVLMAGGVGSRFWPISTSSYPKQFHDMLGTGDTLIQKTFKRLNKFVPTENILILTNERYNDLVLEQLPLVKQDQVVLEPAMRNTAPCILYAALKIQKMNENGVMIVAPSDHWIEDEEAFAKDVTACFDKCEKEDVLCTLGIKPSFPNTGFGYIEFEKESTEEIKKVNQFREKPDYETAKEFLAQGNFLWNAGIFMWSVKTIVSAFKNYQPEQYSLFESGMSCYNTGEEKEFIKENYPKAENISIDYAILENSKAIFVLPATFDWNDLGTWGSLYDKLDKDEDNNAVVNSKSLTTDASGNMIRSPKDKIVVVDGLNDYIIVDKKEVLLIYPKSKEQDIKKVLGAVKDKYGDEYA from the coding sequence ATGAAAAACAAAAATTACTACGCAGTTTTAATGGCAGGTGGAGTCGGTTCTAGATTTTGGCCAATTAGTACATCGTCTTATCCAAAACAATTTCATGATATGTTGGGTACAGGCGATACATTAATTCAAAAAACCTTCAAGCGCCTGAATAAATTTGTACCCACAGAGAATATTCTCATTTTGACCAACGAGCGTTATAACGATTTGGTGCTGGAACAGCTGCCTTTGGTGAAACAAGATCAGGTAGTGTTGGAGCCTGCCATGCGAAACACGGCACCGTGTATTTTATATGCAGCATTGAAGATTCAAAAAATGAACGAAAACGGTGTAATGATCGTGGCGCCTAGTGATCATTGGATTGAAGATGAGGAAGCATTTGCAAAAGATGTAACGGCTTGTTTTGATAAGTGTGAAAAAGAAGATGTGCTTTGTACATTAGGTATCAAGCCTTCTTTCCCGAATACGGGCTTTGGTTATATTGAATTTGAGAAAGAGAGTACAGAGGAAATTAAGAAGGTAAATCAGTTTCGTGAGAAACCGGATTATGAGACCGCTAAAGAGTTTTTGGCGCAGGGCAACTTCCTATGGAACGCCGGTATTTTCATGTGGAGCGTGAAAACCATTGTGAGTGCGTTCAAAAACTACCAACCTGAACAATATTCACTTTTTGAATCTGGTATGTCTTGTTACAATACTGGAGAAGAAAAAGAGTTTATAAAAGAGAACTATCCAAAAGCGGAAAACATTTCTATAGATTACGCTATTTTGGAAAATTCGAAAGCCATATTTGTGCTTCCGGCAACTTTTGATTGGAACGATTTAGGTACTTGGGGATCATTATATGATAAGCTGGATAAGGATGAGGACAATAATGCCGTTGTAAACAGTAAGTCCTTAACAACCGATGCTTCGGGGAATATGATACGTTCTCCGAAAGATAAAATAGTGGTTGTAGATGGCCTTAACGACTATATCATCGTAGACAAAAAAGAAGTACTTTTAATATATCCGAAATCAAAAGAACAAGATATCAAAAAGGTATTAGGTGCTGTTAAGGATAAATACGGAGATGAGTATGCCTAA